In a genomic window of Virgibacillus sp. SK37:
- a CDS encoding PLP-dependent cysteine synthase family protein, with the protein MAIYKSVHELIGDTPLIEITHFPLPKGVRLLAKLEYFNPGGSVKDRLGVELIEDALKTGALRDGGTIIEPTAGNTGIGIALAALNRNLSIIFCVPEHFSNEKQSLMKALGADIVHTPREKGMHGAIEKTNELLNQIPNSFSPQQFSNPANPDTYYKTLGPEIWKDLGKDVDIFIAGAGSGGTFMGCAAYLKKKKPALKTVIVEPEGSIIAGGKAGSHLTEGIGMEFFPPFFDKSNMDMVYTVSDKDAFQMVGELAGKEGLLVGSSSGAAMHAALEEARKAKAGTTLVTVFPDGSDRYLSKNIYE; encoded by the coding sequence ATGGCAATTTATAAATCTGTTCATGAGTTAATTGGTGATACTCCTTTAATAGAGATAACACATTTTCCTCTCCCTAAAGGAGTCCGTTTACTAGCAAAGCTTGAATATTTTAATCCAGGTGGAAGTGTTAAAGACAGGCTTGGCGTTGAATTAATTGAAGATGCCCTTAAAACCGGTGCTTTGCGGGATGGTGGAACAATAATTGAGCCAACAGCTGGTAATACAGGGATTGGCATAGCATTGGCCGCTTTGAATAGAAATCTGTCTATTATATTTTGTGTGCCTGAGCATTTTAGTAATGAAAAGCAATCATTAATGAAAGCATTAGGTGCAGATATCGTTCATACACCAAGAGAAAAAGGAATGCATGGAGCAATTGAAAAAACAAATGAATTGTTGAATCAGATTCCAAACAGCTTTTCACCACAACAGTTTTCAAATCCAGCTAACCCAGATACTTATTATAAGACACTTGGTCCCGAAATATGGAAAGATCTTGGTAAAGATGTAGATATATTCATCGCGGGTGCAGGATCAGGGGGAACTTTTATGGGATGCGCAGCTTATTTAAAGAAAAAGAAACCTGCACTGAAAACAGTCATTGTAGAGCCAGAAGGTTCCATTATCGCAGGCGGAAAAGCGGGCTCCCATTTAACTGAGGGTATCGGAATGGAATTTTTCCCTCCTTTTTTTGATAAGTCGAATATGGATATGGTCTATACAGTCTCTGATAAAGATGCATTTCAAATGGTTGGGGAATTAGCAGGGAAGGAAGGATTGCTTGTAGGAAGTTCGTCAGGAGCTGCGATGCATGCAGCACTGGAAGAGGCGAGAAAAGCGAAAGCAGGGACCACATTGGTAACAGTATTCCCTGATGGAAGCGACCGTTACCTAAGTAAAAACATCTATGAATAG
- the sigI gene encoding RNA polymerase sigma factor SigI yields the protein MSKSLKDIPLEEMIASAQQGDEQIQNYLLKTYQPFIAKCVSEVCKRYIDPKKDDEFSIGLSAFNEAILSYSPDKGSSFLSFANLVVKRKVIDYIRYVQKRPLGISLDETYDAELMENPIEIVAVKRNFQMEQDAWRRKEEIMDFKEKLKEYKLTLLELTESSPKHKDARDSAVRTARILFEDEKLRSYVLDKKKLPIKDLIKLVKVSKKTLERNRKFILAIFVVLSNDYVYLQDYLKGVGQ from the coding sequence ATGAGTAAGTCATTAAAAGACATTCCTCTTGAAGAAATGATCGCCTCAGCTCAACAAGGGGACGAGCAAATACAAAATTATCTTTTAAAGACATATCAACCATTTATCGCTAAATGTGTTTCTGAAGTATGCAAACGTTATATCGATCCAAAAAAAGATGACGAATTCAGTATCGGACTTTCTGCATTTAATGAAGCTATTTTATCCTATTCTCCTGATAAAGGGAGTTCTTTTTTATCTTTCGCAAATTTGGTAGTGAAAAGAAAGGTTATCGACTATATACGTTATGTTCAAAAGCGTCCGCTAGGTATTTCTTTGGATGAAACGTATGATGCTGAATTAATGGAAAATCCAATTGAAATAGTAGCTGTAAAACGAAATTTTCAAATGGAACAGGATGCTTGGCGACGTAAGGAAGAAATTATGGATTTTAAGGAGAAATTGAAAGAATATAAATTAACTCTTTTGGAATTGACGGAATCCTCGCCAAAACATAAGGATGCACGTGACTCAGCTGTTCGTACAGCCCGTATCTTATTTGAAGATGAAAAGTTACGAAGCTACGTATTGGATAAAAAGAAATTGCCCATTAAAGATCTGATTAAACTTGTCAAAGTAAGTAAAAAAACATTGGAACGGAACAGAAAATTCATTTTAGCGATATTTGTCGTTCTCAGTAATGATTATGTATATCTTCAGGATTACTTAAAGGGGGTGGGTCAGTGA
- a CDS encoding YhcN/YlaJ family sporulation lipoprotein, protein MSITSILALALVACGTNDNGDNQEGAMGDNNNIEQTRYNNTGDGMAGDRDHNMMRNSERDQNRTDTRNGNENRYDVAEEAANKITDKVDEIENAYVLTTDNNAYVAARLDTNDNNGNNNNNNNGNNNNKGNEVTDKVKDEITKIVKSVDKDIDNVYVSTNPDFVDLTNNYINDVDNGEPIEGFFDQFGNMVDRLFPDNE, encoded by the coding sequence TTGAGTATAACATCGATACTAGCACTAGCTTTAGTGGCCTGTGGAACGAACGACAATGGGGACAATCAGGAAGGCGCTATGGGAGATAACAATAATATAGAGCAAACTCGTTATAATAATACTGGCGATGGTATGGCAGGGGATCGTGATCATAATATGATGAGAAACTCTGAAAGAGACCAGAACCGAACAGATACACGTAATGGTAACGAGAATCGTTATGACGTAGCAGAAGAAGCTGCCAACAAAATTACTGACAAGGTAGATGAGATTGAAAATGCCTATGTGCTTACAACAGATAATAATGCTTATGTTGCAGCAAGACTAGACACAAACGACAATAACGGCAACAATAATAATAACAATAACGGTAACAACAATAATAAGGGAAATGAAGTAACTGATAAGGTGAAAGATGAAATAACTAAAATTGTAAAGTCTGTGGACAAGGATATAGACAATGTATATGTTTCAACGAATCCGGATTTTGTAGATTTGACAAACAATTATATCAATGACGTTGATAATGGAGAACCAATTGAAGGTTTCTTCGACCAATTCGGCAATATGGTCGATCGTTTGTTTCCGGATAATGAATAA
- a CDS encoding bifunctional cystathionine gamma-lyase/homocysteine desulfhydrase, translating to MRKKTQLIHAGITGDKETGAVSVPIYQVSTYQQESAGNHSGYEYSRTGNPTRHALETTIAELENGKAGFAFGSGMAAITSIMMLFQSEDHILLTDDVYGGSYRLMSKVLNRFRLEHTFVNTSDPIQVEASIQENTKALYIETPTNPLLKITDIKRMAEIAAKHDLLLIVDNTFATPYWQQPLNLGADIVLHSATKYIGGHSDVVAGLVVVKSNELAQDIHFIQNSAGAILGPQDSWLLLRGIKTLALRMEAIETNSHKIAHFLHQHEKVSDVFYPGLKSHPGYEISKQQSQGYGGMISFDVGNAEKADQVLAHVNYFTLAESLGAVESLISIPARMTHASIPVERRRELGIADGLIRLSVGIEDAEDLIEDLQKALS from the coding sequence ATGAGGAAAAAAACACAATTAATTCATGCTGGAATAACTGGGGACAAGGAAACCGGAGCAGTATCGGTCCCAATATATCAAGTTAGTACCTACCAACAGGAAAGTGCTGGAAACCATAGTGGCTATGAATATTCCCGGACTGGAAATCCCACGAGGCATGCATTAGAAACAACTATTGCTGAATTAGAAAATGGGAAAGCAGGTTTTGCTTTCGGATCGGGTATGGCTGCCATTACATCTATTATGATGCTGTTTCAGTCAGAGGATCATATCCTACTAACAGACGATGTATATGGAGGTTCCTATCGCTTAATGAGCAAGGTGCTTAATCGTTTTAGACTTGAACATACGTTTGTAAACACTAGTGATCCAATACAAGTAGAAGCATCTATTCAAGAAAATACAAAGGCGTTATATATCGAAACACCAACAAATCCATTACTTAAAATTACAGATATTAAAAGAATGGCAGAAATTGCTGCAAAACATGATTTACTGCTAATTGTTGACAATACATTTGCTACTCCATATTGGCAGCAACCTCTTAATTTAGGAGCAGATATTGTACTGCATAGTGCGACAAAGTATATAGGTGGTCATAGTGATGTGGTAGCCGGATTGGTTGTAGTAAAATCAAATGAACTTGCGCAAGATATTCACTTCATACAAAATTCAGCAGGTGCCATTTTAGGACCGCAAGATTCATGGCTTTTATTACGGGGAATAAAAACGTTGGCATTACGCATGGAAGCAATAGAGACCAACTCTCATAAAATAGCTCATTTTTTACACCAACATGAAAAAGTATCCGATGTGTTCTATCCAGGGTTAAAAAGTCATCCTGGTTATGAAATCAGCAAACAACAATCACAAGGATATGGTGGGATGATTTCCTTTGATGTAGGCAATGCCGAGAAAGCAGACCAGGTGTTAGCACATGTTAATTACTTTACCCTTGCGGAAAGTCTTGGTGCAGTAGAAAGTTTAATTTCCATTCCTGCACGCATGACCCATGCTTCGATTCCTGTAGAAAGAAGAAGAGAATTAGGAATAGCAGATGGGCTTATCCGCCTATCGGTGGGAATAGAAGATGCAGAAGATCTTATCGAGGATTTGCAGAAAGCTTTGTCATAA
- a CDS encoding YhdB family protein has translation MDIPDYDKALYYTLWGQWDELLVLMVRTNDDMLSKKIQLFLHAYHYSLDEGKIIQSHDNLLYYLDHAMKYQPAIAMEI, from the coding sequence ATGGATATACCAGATTATGACAAAGCATTATACTACACTTTGTGGGGCCAATGGGATGAACTGCTTGTACTAATGGTCCGTACGAATGATGATATGCTTTCAAAGAAAATACAACTCTTCCTGCATGCTTACCATTATTCCCTAGATGAGGGAAAAATCATTCAATCCCATGATAATCTTCTTTATTATTTAGACCATGCCATGAAATACCAACCTGCGATTGCTATGGAAATATAA
- a CDS encoding S-ribosylhomocysteine lyase — MAEKMNVESFNLDHTKVKAPYVRLVGVTEGTKGDKVYKYDIRFKQPNKDHMEMAGLHSIEHLMAENIRNHMENVLDIGPMGCQTGFYLAILNNDNYEEVLTALEKTLEDVLEAEEVPACNEVQCGWAANHSLEGAQQIAREMLNNKLEWREVF, encoded by the coding sequence ATGGCAGAAAAAATGAATGTGGAAAGTTTTAATCTTGATCATACAAAGGTGAAGGCACCTTATGTTCGACTGGTAGGGGTTACAGAAGGAACCAAGGGAGACAAAGTTTATAAGTATGATATCCGCTTTAAACAACCAAATAAAGACCATATGGAAATGGCTGGATTGCACTCCATTGAGCACTTAATGGCTGAAAATATACGTAACCATATGGAAAACGTTCTGGATATTGGTCCAATGGGGTGTCAAACAGGCTTCTATTTAGCAATTTTAAACAATGATAATTATGAAGAGGTATTAACTGCATTGGAAAAAACATTAGAGGATGTATTAGAGGCAGAAGAGGTTCCTGCTTGTAATGAAGTGCAATGTGGTTGGGCAGCTAACCATAGCCTGGAAGGGGCTCAACAAATTGCTAGAGAGATGCTGAACAATAAGCTGGAATGGCGAGAAGTATTTTAA